A single window of Caldimicrobium thiodismutans DNA harbors:
- a CDS encoding CarD family transcriptional regulator → MFKIGDVVVYPGCGIGRILSIEEKVIEGKTFKTYIFKLLDSETEFFIPLDSIHRVGLRPIISREEVERVYQILAQDEVHLPNGNWNKRYKEYTEKLKSGDIFVLATLLRELSEIAKTKPLSFGEKKIFERAKELLVKELSFCEDCTSEEIEIKVKELLNL, encoded by the coding sequence ATGTTTAAGATTGGCGATGTTGTCGTTTATCCAGGGTGTGGGATTGGCAGGATACTTTCTATTGAAGAAAAGGTCATAGAGGGGAAGACCTTTAAAACTTACATCTTTAAACTTCTTGATAGTGAAACTGAATTCTTCATTCCCCTTGATTCAATTCACCGCGTAGGACTTAGACCTATTATTTCCAGGGAAGAGGTAGAACGGGTATATCAAATCCTTGCTCAAGATGAGGTCCATCTCCCCAATGGAAACTGGAATAAAAGATATAAAGAGTATACCGAAAAATTAAAGAGTGGAGATATCTTTGTTCTGGCAACTCTCTTGAGAGAGCTTTCGGAGATTGCTAAAACTAAACCCCTTTCCTTTGGAGAGAAAAAAATTTTTGAAAGGGCTAAAGAGCTCTTAGTTAAAGAGCTCTCTTTTTGTGAAGATTGCACCTCTGAGGAGATTGAAATAAAGGTTAAGGAACTCCTCAACCTCTAA
- the miaA gene encoding tRNA (adenosine(37)-N6)-dimethylallyltransferase MiaA translates to MKENIKVVAICGPTGVGKTEVSIEIATKFSGEIINFDSQQFYQELCIGTAKPTAEERKGIPHHLFEELSLFEEMNAARFLELADKKVKEINLRGRLPILVGGTGLYLRVFEYGLFEVKVDPEIRKKLKIKAETELSSLFEELKNLDPEYAQKIHPKDRVRIVRALEVILSTGKPFSEFHRQSLFFTQKRYPLLKIGLYLPREELYAKINARVERMIEAGWLKEVESLYQKYGASVFDRIKAIGYKELYQVLCGELTLSTALEKIKRDTRHYAKRQLTWFKKEKDLEWFKPSEILTILQRIEAFLKEA, encoded by the coding sequence GTGAAGGAAAATATCAAGGTAGTAGCCATCTGTGGCCCAACTGGAGTAGGAAAGACGGAGGTCTCCATAGAAATTGCCACAAAATTCTCAGGAGAAATAATAAATTTTGACTCTCAACAGTTTTATCAAGAGCTTTGTATAGGCACAGCTAAACCCACTGCTGAAGAAAGAAAGGGAATTCCTCATCATCTCTTTGAAGAGTTGAGCCTTTTTGAGGAGATGAATGCTGCAAGGTTTCTTGAACTTGCGGATAAAAAGGTTAAAGAAATTAATCTTCGGGGAAGACTCCCCATCTTAGTAGGTGGAACAGGACTATATCTAAGGGTTTTTGAATACGGCCTTTTTGAGGTAAAAGTTGATCCAGAAATAAGGAAAAAACTTAAAATTAAAGCGGAAACTGAGCTTTCTTCCCTGTTTGAAGAATTAAAGAACCTTGACCCGGAATATGCCCAAAAGATCCATCCTAAGGACAGGGTTAGGATTGTAAGGGCCCTTGAGGTAATCTTAAGCACAGGTAAACCCTTTTCTGAATTCCACAGGCAAAGCCTTTTTTTTACCCAGAAGCGCTATCCCCTTTTAAAAATAGGGCTTTACCTTCCCAGAGAGGAACTTTATGCTAAAATCAATGCCAGAGTGGAGAGAATGATTGAAGCAGGCTGGTTAAAAGAAGTTGAGTCCCTTTATCAAAAATATGGAGCATCTGTCTTTGACAGAATTAAAGCTATAGGGTATAAAGAACTTTATCAGGTGCTATGTGGAGAGCTTACCCTTAGCACTGCTCTTGAAAAAATCAAAAGGGATACAAGGCACTATGCCAAAAGACAGCTCACCTGGTTTAAAAAGGAAAAGGACCTTGAGTGGTTCAAACCCTCTGAGATCTTAACCATCCTCCAGAGAATAGAGGCATTTTTAAAGGAGGCTTAA
- a CDS encoding YicC/YloC family endoribonuclease, with protein sequence MESMTGFGSSIFQGENFQIHCQAKSINHRYLEVTLRIPRRYSSLEERIRKRVLELFERGKIEIQIKIYGFPKEVKDIAFDLELARKIKFNLETLKATLNLGGEITLAEILSFREIVLLEEKEEDLESLWIELEPSLEEALAELKNSRLREGALLRGYIEKFLEELSGVAKKIEALKEKVREENLKKMKERIERNLSELSSQLDEGRFYQEVALFLDRLDFTEELDRFKVHLQEMQNLLDEKASGKRLDFLCQELYREINTLSNKAQSAEISQLAVIAKDLIEKIREQVQNVV encoded by the coding sequence ATGGAGAGTATGACGGGTTTTGGAAGCTCCATTTTTCAGGGAGAAAATTTTCAGATACACTGTCAGGCAAAATCTATCAATCACCGTTACCTTGAGGTAACTTTGCGGATTCCCAGAAGATATTCTTCTCTGGAAGAGAGAATTCGTAAAAGGGTGCTTGAGCTTTTTGAGAGGGGAAAGATTGAGATCCAGATCAAAATTTATGGATTTCCAAAAGAGGTTAAAGACATCGCCTTTGATCTGGAATTAGCAAGAAAGATAAAATTTAATCTTGAGACCCTTAAAGCCACCCTTAATTTAGGGGGAGAGATAACCCTGGCTGAGATTTTATCTTTCAGAGAAATTGTATTATTGGAGGAAAAAGAAGAGGACCTTGAGAGTTTATGGATTGAGCTTGAGCCCTCCTTAGAAGAGGCCCTTGCAGAATTAAAAAATTCAAGGTTAAGAGAGGGAGCTCTCTTAAGAGGGTATATTGAAAAGTTTTTAGAGGAACTTAGCGGGGTTGCCAAAAAAATTGAGGCTTTGAAAGAAAAGGTGCGTGAGGAAAATCTTAAAAAAATGAAGGAAAGAATTGAAAGGAATCTTAGTGAACTCTCCAGTCAGCTTGATGAGGGGAGATTCTATCAGGAGGTAGCCCTTTTTCTTGATCGCTTAGACTTTACTGAAGAGCTTGACCGCTTTAAGGTTCATCTTCAAGAGATGCAAAATCTCCTTGATGAGAAGGCCTCTGGCAAAAGGCTTGACTTCCTCTGTCAAGAGCTCTATCGGGAGATAAATACCCTTTCCAACAAGGCTCAATCTGCTGAGATATCACAGCTTGCAGTTATCGCTAAAGACCTCATTGAAAAAATCAGGGAACAGGTGCAGAATGTGGTATAG
- a CDS encoding PIN/TRAM domain-containing protein, translated as MRKYFFQSLLLGISFFLGAGIFYYFYYAERGLPWVIAGGLLGVALGIITLYLEEKIRKLPLLKIVGGSLGLILGLALAKLISSFFEIFTAGVWQVFLYAMSALGLGYLGIMLGGKKIEEIVISEFFERLGEKLASKISTPVSSISKKFARKGTPKILDTSAIIDGRILELAKTGWLEGPLLLPRIILEEIQMLADSTDPAKRAKGRRALDLLKELKETFKGELRIIDQNYKNLPTDEKLIKLCSEFSAKLVTTDYNLNKMSQLYGVEVLNINELFLALRPSVRPGDLITIQIIKEGKEREQGVGYLEDGTMVVVENAKHLIGKHLDVVVSHLLHSPTGRIVFAQLREVKTFNA; from the coding sequence TTGAGAAAATATTTTTTTCAGAGCCTTTTATTAGGAATCAGTTTTTTTCTTGGTGCAGGTATCTTTTACTATTTCTATTATGCTGAAAGAGGGCTTCCCTGGGTTATAGCTGGTGGTCTTCTTGGGGTTGCCCTTGGAATTATTACCCTCTATTTAGAAGAAAAGATTCGCAAGCTCCCCCTTTTAAAGATAGTGGGAGGATCCTTAGGGCTTATTCTCGGGCTTGCTTTAGCCAAACTTATCTCCTCCTTTTTTGAGATCTTTACAGCAGGAGTTTGGCAGGTCTTTCTTTATGCCATGAGTGCCCTTGGTCTTGGATACTTAGGAATTATGCTTGGCGGAAAAAAAATTGAGGAGATAGTCATATCCGAATTCTTTGAAAGGTTGGGAGAAAAATTAGCCAGCAAAATCTCAACCCCTGTCAGCTCCATATCCAAAAAATTTGCCCGTAAAGGAACGCCCAAGATCCTTGACACAAGTGCCATTATTGATGGAAGGATTCTGGAATTAGCTAAAACTGGCTGGTTAGAGGGACCTCTTCTTCTGCCCAGAATTATCCTTGAAGAAATCCAGATGCTTGCAGATAGCACTGATCCTGCCAAAAGGGCCAAAGGTAGAAGGGCCCTTGATCTCTTAAAGGAACTTAAAGAGACCTTCAAAGGTGAACTGAGGATCATAGATCAAAATTATAAAAATCTCCCCACCGATGAAAAACTCATCAAGCTTTGCAGTGAATTCTCAGCCAAACTTGTAACCACTGATTATAACCTAAACAAAATGAGCCAGCTTTACGGAGTTGAAGTCTTAAATATAAATGAACTTTTTTTAGCGCTTAGACCTTCGGTTAGACCAGGAGACCTTATAACTATTCAGATCATAAAAGAGGGTAAGGAGAGAGAACAAGGAGTGGGTTATTTAGAAGATGGAACCATGGTAGTTGTTGAAAATGCCAAACACCTCATTGGAAAACACTTAGATGTAGTGGTAAGTCACTTGCTTCACTCTCCAACAGGAAGGATTGTCTTTGCTCAGCTGAGGGAAGTAAAGACCTTTAATGCCTAA
- a CDS encoding UbiA-like polyprenyltransferase, with the protein MLQRLRYYSELIKLEHTIFALPFALASIVILMEKPPGLTKIFLILLALVLARSAGMLFNRFLDKNFDAKNPRTMSWPHARGLVKDWEIKLLIALSVSAFILISMFINTLALLLSPFVVLLLFIYPLAKRFTYYPHLVLGLVYFLIPIAVDVALNEAISKTSLLLGIAMAFWVSGFDILYSLQDYEFDLRMGLKSIPVRFGIKGALRLARFFHLITFFALLGVGLSYTKAGIIYFLGLSGITLFLIYEHRLISERDLSKINKAFFTINGFISILFFIVVLLDRILPL; encoded by the coding sequence ATGCTTCAGAGACTTAGGTATTACTCTGAACTTATAAAACTTGAGCACACTATTTTTGCTCTACCCTTTGCCCTGGCAAGTATTGTCATTCTTATGGAGAAACCTCCAGGTTTAACTAAAATTTTTCTTATTCTTCTTGCTTTAGTTTTAGCAAGATCCGCAGGGATGCTCTTTAATCGATTCCTTGATAAAAATTTTGATGCTAAAAATCCACGCACCATGAGTTGGCCCCATGCCAGAGGCCTGGTTAAAGACTGGGAAATAAAGCTCCTGATTGCCCTTTCTGTTTCAGCTTTTATTCTTATTTCAATGTTTATTAATACTCTTGCTCTACTTTTAAGCCCCTTTGTAGTGCTTCTTCTCTTTATTTATCCCTTAGCCAAAAGGTTTACCTATTATCCTCATCTTGTGCTTGGATTAGTCTATTTTTTGATTCCTATTGCTGTGGATGTGGCTTTAAATGAAGCAATTTCAAAGACCTCACTCCTGCTTGGAATAGCCATGGCCTTCTGGGTCTCAGGCTTTGATATCCTTTATAGTCTTCAGGATTACGAATTTGACCTGAGAATGGGACTTAAGTCTATCCCCGTTCGCTTTGGTATTAAAGGGGCCTTAAGACTTGCCAGATTCTTTCATTTAATAACCTTTTTTGCCCTTTTGGGAGTAGGTCTGAGTTATACTAAGGCTGGAATTATCTATTTCCTTGGGCTCTCAGGTATCACCCTTTTTCTCATTTATGAACATCGCCTCATCTCGGAAAGGGATCTCTCCAAAATCAATAAGGCCTTTTTTACCATAAATGGCTTTATCAGTATCCTTTTTTTTATTGTGGTTTTACTGGATAGGATCTTACCTTTATGA
- a CDS encoding ParA family protein — MTEKKFKIFAFINQKGGVGKSTLAVNLARALTLKGKRVLLLDFDPQANASSGLGVKVSRKESVYQAIVEERVDALLKEPFPGLYLLPSSIDLVGLELELTDLERREYVLRDFLYETSLEEVPLLKHFDLIFIDSPPSLSLLTVNILCASQGVMIPLQCEYYALEGLSLLVKTVRGIKEAFNPELRLFGMVLMMYDPRNKLTQEIAEEVRKNFKWILFETPIPRSVRVSEAQSFGQPILDYEPHHKVSEAFKRLSDEFIERLKNLNSF, encoded by the coding sequence ATGACAGAAAAAAAATTCAAAATTTTTGCCTTTATAAATCAAAAAGGGGGAGTGGGGAAAAGCACTCTGGCAGTTAATCTTGCCCGGGCTTTGACCTTGAAGGGAAAAAGAGTTCTTCTTCTTGACTTTGATCCTCAGGCCAATGCAAGCTCAGGTCTTGGGGTAAAGGTTAGCCGAAAGGAGAGCGTATATCAAGCCATAGTGGAAGAAAGGGTGGATGCCCTTTTAAAAGAACCCTTTCCCGGGCTTTATCTCCTTCCCTCCTCTATAGATCTTGTGGGCTTAGAGCTTGAGCTTACAGATCTTGAGAGGAGAGAATATGTCCTCAGAGATTTTCTCTATGAAACCTCTTTAGAAGAAGTGCCCCTCTTAAAACACTTTGATCTTATCTTTATTGACTCTCCACCCTCTTTGAGTCTTTTAACTGTTAATATTCTTTGTGCTTCCCAGGGGGTTATGATCCCTCTGCAATGTGAATATTATGCTCTGGAAGGCCTTTCTCTTCTTGTAAAGACTGTGCGGGGGATTAAGGAAGCCTTTAATCCTGAGCTAAGACTCTTTGGTATGGTTCTCATGATGTATGATCCGAGAAATAAACTTACTCAGGAGATTGCTGAAGAGGTAAGAAAAAATTTCAAATGGATTCTTTTTGAGACTCCTATTCCAAGAAGCGTAAGGGTCAGTGAGGCCCAGAGCTTTGGTCAGCCCATTCTTGATTATGAACCCCATCATAAGGTAAGTGAGGCCTTTAAAAGACTTTCCGATGAATTTATTGAGCGCCTTAAAAATTTAAATTCTTTTTAA
- the mdh gene encoding malate dehydrogenase, whose translation MKLSIIGAGAVGTSCAHWAVVKKVAEEIFLFDVVPGLAQGKALDLAQSAPLYGFSGKIYGTEDFSLLKKSHVVIITAGKPRTPGMSREDLLKINAEIVRSCAEKIKLYAPESIVIVVSNPLDAMVYVAYKVTGFPKERILGMAGVLDSARYRYFIAEALNVSPKDVQALVMGVHGDLMIPLVRLANVSGIPITELLPQEKINEIVYRTKFGGGEIVSLLKSGSAFTTPGLATIEMAESILRDEKRVLTCSVLLEGEYGISGVFLGVPVILGKRGVERILEIKLTPEEAEQLKKCEESCKNLTGSLFF comes from the coding sequence ATGAAGCTTTCAATTATTGGAGCAGGAGCTGTTGGAACAAGCTGTGCTCATTGGGCTGTGGTTAAAAAAGTAGCTGAAGAAATTTTTCTTTTTGATGTTGTGCCAGGTCTTGCTCAAGGCAAAGCCCTTGATCTTGCCCAGAGTGCCCCCCTTTATGGCTTTTCAGGGAAAATTTATGGCACTGAGGACTTCTCTCTTTTAAAAAAGAGCCATGTGGTGATTATTACCGCAGGCAAACCAAGAACCCCTGGCATGAGCAGGGAAGACCTCCTTAAGATTAATGCGGAAATTGTAAGGTCCTGTGCAGAAAAGATCAAACTCTATGCACCAGAAAGTATTGTCATTGTGGTCTCTAATCCCCTTGATGCCATGGTGTATGTGGCTTATAAAGTGACAGGTTTTCCCAAGGAAAGGATATTGGGAATGGCAGGGGTCCTTGATTCTGCAAGATATCGCTATTTTATTGCTGAAGCCCTGAATGTCTCCCCTAAGGATGTGCAGGCCCTTGTCATGGGAGTCCATGGAGATTTGATGATACCTCTGGTTAGATTAGCTAATGTTTCCGGAATCCCCATTACAGAGCTTCTTCCTCAAGAAAAGATAAATGAAATAGTGTATCGCACTAAATTTGGGGGAGGTGAAATAGTAAGTCTTTTAAAAAGTGGAAGTGCCTTTACCACTCCCGGGCTTGCAACCATTGAGATGGCAGAAAGCATCCTTAGAGATGAAAAAAGAGTCCTTACCTGTTCAGTCCTTTTAGAGGGAGAATATGGTATCTCAGGGGTTTTTCTGGGTGTCCCGGTAATTCTTGGAAAAAGGGGAGTTGAAAGGATCCTTGAAATAAAATTAACCCCTGAGGAAGCGGAACAACTTAAAAAATGCGAAGAGTCCTGTAAAAATCTTACTGGGTCCCTCTTTTTTTAA
- a CDS encoding sensor histidine kinase, with protein MSDLTLLLFFLLLFLFILGITLYKKNLKLRQELSRISQLREVFSKALHEIPTEIILLHREEIFFINKKALENFGANPRLSDLIKGINKGGRRFKSLEIPLGKDYKMLVFMDITEIESYKEAYQMALSYLSHELKTPLAVAKGYLERLEDKIALSLEERDRESFEKAKEAFEKLEKLLKKLFSSIEYLAKEIRFKREAVNLRECLEEAIFWVSPLAEDKGINIERKIPEDIFLKGSSELLTQAFFNVIENAVKVTPDGGKVEIKVYEVSSEIVSVAIRDYGPGVPPEKLPLLAMPFFKLREGEGMGLGLFITRRIIEAHGGAIKFSLPEGGGLIVEIDLKRI; from the coding sequence ATGTCAGATCTAACCTTACTTCTTTTTTTCCTACTTCTTTTCCTATTCATACTTGGGATCACTCTATATAAAAAAAACCTCAAACTTCGTCAAGAACTTTCCCGTATTTCTCAACTAAGGGAAGTCTTTTCAAAAGCCCTGCATGAGATTCCAACAGAAATTATACTTTTGCACAGAGAGGAAATCTTTTTTATTAACAAAAAAGCTCTTGAAAATTTTGGGGCAAATCCCAGACTTTCAGATCTCATTAAAGGAATCAACAAGGGGGGAAGAAGATTTAAGAGCCTTGAAATACCCCTGGGTAAAGATTACAAAATGTTAGTCTTTATGGATATTACAGAAATTGAAAGTTATAAAGAGGCCTATCAAATGGCCTTAAGTTATCTTTCCCATGAGTTAAAAACACCCTTGGCTGTGGCCAAGGGATATCTGGAAAGGTTAGAAGATAAAATAGCCCTATCCCTTGAGGAAAGGGATAGAGAAAGCTTTGAAAAAGCCAAAGAGGCCTTTGAAAAACTGGAAAAACTCTTAAAGAAACTCTTTTCAAGTATTGAATATCTTGCCAAAGAGATAAGATTTAAGAGAGAAGCTGTGAATTTAAGGGAGTGTCTTGAAGAGGCGATTTTCTGGGTAAGCCCCCTTGCTGAAGATAAGGGAATAAACATAGAAAGAAAAATACCTGAAGATATTTTTCTTAAGGGCTCTTCTGAACTTTTAACCCAGGCTTTCTTTAATGTCATAGAGAATGCCGTGAAAGTGACACCAGATGGGGGAAAGGTAGAAATAAAGGTTTATGAGGTATCCTCTGAGATTGTTTCTGTGGCAATAAGAGATTATGGGCCTGGGGTTCCACCAGAAAAGCTCCCTTTACTTGCTATGCCTTTTTTTAAGCTTAGAGAGGGTGAAGGGATGGGGCTTGGGCTCTTCATTACCCGTAGAATCATTGAAGCCCATGGAGGAGCAATCAAATTCAGTCTTCCTGAAGGCGGAGGCCTTATAGTGGAGATTGATTTAAAAAGAATTTAA
- a CDS encoding response regulator transcription factor — MKAKILIIEDNKEIAKLLGEALEEEGYQIELRENLAKAYASLSTMPSLDLIVLDLILPDGDGLSILKYVRESQKYKNIPVVIISAKGQELDRILGFELGADDYVVKPFSLREVLLRIRRLLKKGKELPSSYISCGPFILDTNKKAIFLEGKLLELTATEYKILSFFIQNPQRVFSREELLELIWANEKEYYSRVLDAYICRIRAKLSEAGKCLQTVRGLGYRFVPDL, encoded by the coding sequence ATGAAAGCAAAAATTCTCATAATTGAGGATAATAAAGAGATAGCTAAGCTTCTTGGGGAGGCCCTTGAGGAAGAGGGTTATCAAATAGAACTCAGGGAAAATCTTGCTAAAGCTTATGCATCTCTCTCAACCATGCCTTCCCTTGATCTTATAGTGCTTGATCTTATTCTTCCTGATGGCGATGGATTATCTATTTTAAAATATGTGCGTGAGTCTCAGAAATATAAAAATATTCCTGTGGTAATAATATCTGCCAAGGGGCAGGAACTTGATCGGATCCTTGGTTTTGAGCTTGGAGCAGATGACTATGTGGTGAAACCCTTCAGCTTGAGGGAAGTTCTTTTACGCATTCGGCGCCTCCTAAAAAAAGGAAAGGAACTCCCTTCTTCTTATATAAGTTGTGGTCCCTTTATACTTGATACCAATAAAAAAGCGATTTTTCTTGAAGGAAAACTTCTTGAGCTTACAGCAACAGAATATAAAATTTTAAGTTTTTTTATTCAGAATCCCCAGAGGGTCTTTTCAAGGGAAGAGCTCCTTGAGCTTATCTGGGCTAATGAGAAGGAATATTATTCCCGGGTCCTTGATGCCTACATATGCAGAATTAGAGCTAAGTTAAGTGAAGCGGGGAAATGTCTTCAAACGGTTAGAGGCCTTGGATACCGTTTTGTCCCAGATCTCTGA
- the mutL gene encoding DNA mismatch repair endonuclease MutL translates to MPKIQVLPEEIRGKIAAGEVIERPASVIKELLENSLDAGAKKIRIELHKGGLERIAVYDNGEGLSPEDLRLCFLPFATSKIKDLSDLFSLTTYGFRGEALSSIAQVSRLRIVSLQKGASLSYEVIVEFGKELDFKPSRIKEGTLVEVSDLFKNLPARRAFLKTPTRETAKNLEIIKALMLTHPEIEFQVFVDDKETLSWQGGDLKTLLENLLEIPQEFMHLSEFIEPPYQVTLLLTDTRKTFSHGRFLYFIVNNRLLQDNKLTKVFYSLLKKVYGNLGFPAGILQLSLPPHLVDFNVHPAKWEVRFKREGDVYQVLERALERHFQAKRIYTFRESAISYSQIIREDIPLEYSSKAQPLTNVESQFLFKEASLFSFKVLGVFKHTYLLVEKGDELFIVDQHALSERIQYEGLKKKANYFTSQRLLLPFLISLTSEMREKLEEKLLYLSSLGFEIDPIREDTLLVKGAPSEFTEFAKEVLENFLLSPWNSLQEARDYLLKEFACKLARKKGDFLSVEERTYLVEEMFRKNLETCPHGRPLFFKINLSDIEKRLKRRL, encoded by the coding sequence ATGCCTAAGATTCAGGTTTTACCAGAGGAAATTCGGGGAAAAATCGCAGCTGGTGAGGTCATAGAAAGACCTGCCTCTGTTATTAAAGAGCTCCTTGAAAATTCTCTTGATGCCGGGGCAAAAAAAATCCGCATTGAATTGCATAAAGGAGGTCTTGAAAGAATTGCTGTTTATGATAATGGAGAGGGATTATCCCCAGAAGATTTAAGGCTTTGTTTCCTGCCCTTTGCTACAAGCAAAATCAAGGACCTTTCGGATCTTTTTTCCCTCACAACCTATGGTTTTAGGGGAGAGGCCCTTTCAAGCATTGCTCAGGTTTCTCGTTTAAGGATCGTGAGTCTGCAAAAAGGGGCAAGCCTTTCCTATGAAGTGATAGTTGAATTTGGAAAGGAGCTTGACTTTAAACCAAGCAGGATCAAAGAGGGAACTCTCGTTGAGGTTTCTGACCTCTTTAAAAATCTTCCAGCCAGAAGGGCCTTTTTAAAGACTCCCACAAGGGAAACTGCCAAAAATCTGGAGATCATAAAGGCCCTTATGCTTACCCATCCTGAAATTGAGTTTCAAGTCTTCGTTGATGACAAAGAGACCTTAAGCTGGCAAGGAGGTGATCTTAAAACACTGCTTGAAAACCTCCTTGAGATTCCCCAGGAATTTATGCACCTTTCCGAATTTATTGAGCCCCCTTATCAGGTAACCCTTCTTTTAACAGATACGCGTAAGACCTTTTCCCATGGTAGATTTCTCTATTTTATTGTAAATAATCGGCTTTTACAGGATAATAAACTTACAAAGGTTTTTTACTCACTCCTAAAAAAAGTCTATGGGAACCTTGGTTTTCCTGCTGGTATTTTACAGCTCAGTCTTCCTCCTCATCTTGTGGATTTTAATGTCCATCCCGCTAAATGGGAGGTAAGATTTAAAAGGGAAGGGGATGTCTATCAGGTCCTTGAAAGAGCCTTAGAAAGACACTTCCAGGCTAAAAGAATCTATACCTTTAGAGAGTCTGCAATTTCCTATTCCCAAATTATTCGGGAAGATATACCTTTGGAATATTCAAGTAAAGCCCAACCCTTGACTAATGTAGAGAGCCAGTTCTTGTTTAAAGAAGCTTCCCTTTTTTCATTCAAAGTCCTTGGAGTCTTTAAACATACCTATTTGCTAGTTGAAAAGGGGGATGAGCTCTTTATTGTTGATCAGCATGCCCTCTCAGAACGGATTCAATATGAAGGCCTCAAAAAGAAGGCAAACTATTTTACTTCCCAGAGATTGCTTCTGCCCTTTCTGATTTCACTTACTTCAGAGATGAGAGAAAAGCTTGAGGAAAAGCTTTTGTATTTATCAAGTCTTGGTTTTGAGATAGATCCTATCAGAGAGGACACCCTTCTTGTAAAGGGAGCCCCTTCGGAATTTACAGAATTTGCAAAGGAGGTTCTTGAAAACTTTTTACTCTCTCCCTGGAATAGTCTGCAAGAGGCAAGAGACTATCTCTTAAAAGAGTTTGCCTGCAAGCTTGCCAGGAAAAAGGGGGATTTTCTCTCTGTAGAGGAAAGGACCTATCTCGTTGAAGAGATGTTTAGAAAGAACCTTGAGACCTGCCCTCATGGAAGGCCTCTCTTTTTTAAGATAAATCTTTCTGATATTGAAAAGAGGCTTAAAAGAAGACTGTGA
- the phoU gene encoding phosphate signaling complex protein PhoU produces the protein MDKNGGLMVRIALNRELQILHSLLYEMAKVVDEMVRGVIFSYQKRDRLRAEEIIKLDDQVDHYEHLINITALEIFALQQPVARDLRRVISVLEIAKNLERTADQAVNIAEMILEFEEEGELIEKKCGVEISPMARESLSMLEDAMKAYLEENKDSAMRVLARDDLVDAMKEELRQKLEACLNNGLIGGRCLLNYFVIVENLERIADLACNIAEAVIFVIEGQFMRGLKEKKPTLEVAPALEESLTFQLMKRHLRLIKECLDRLHPALSAYFEEDMEKVEEIDLHIRDIEREADKIKTSIRSHLPKGLILPVEKFELFLYLKEQDSLADLAEELLNLFMYHQIKISEALKEEFLKLLEQSLEAVSPLEEIVVKTLGYLTNWREEDRERAKELIRKVRETQFITEERTHKLKLRLYREIDNLKDLLHGERILDVIAKISSRAENTVDLLRAMLAR, from the coding sequence TTGGATAAAAATGGAGGGCTTATGGTTAGAATTGCTTTAAATAGAGAACTTCAGATTCTTCATTCCCTTCTTTATGAGATGGCTAAGGTGGTAGATGAAATGGTAAGGGGAGTTATTTTCTCTTATCAAAAAAGGGATCGTCTGAGAGCTGAAGAGATTATAAAGCTTGATGATCAGGTGGATCACTATGAACATCTCATTAATATTACCGCCCTTGAAATTTTTGCCCTGCAACAACCCGTTGCCAGGGATTTAAGAAGGGTGATTAGTGTTCTTGAGATAGCAAAAAACTTAGAAAGAACTGCGGACCAGGCAGTAAATATCGCTGAAATGATTCTTGAGTTTGAAGAAGAGGGAGAACTTATTGAGAAAAAATGTGGAGTGGAAATTTCTCCTATGGCAAGGGAGTCTTTATCCATGCTTGAAGATGCAATGAAAGCATACCTTGAGGAAAATAAAGACTCTGCAATGAGAGTTCTTGCAAGAGATGATCTCGTTGATGCCATGAAGGAGGAATTAAGACAAAAACTGGAAGCATGTCTTAATAATGGGTTAATCGGGGGAAGATGTCTTTTAAACTATTTCGTAATAGTTGAGAATCTTGAGCGTATTGCAGATCTTGCCTGTAATATTGCTGAGGCAGTAATTTTTGTAATAGAGGGTCAATTTATGAGAGGTCTTAAAGAGAAAAAGCCCACTCTTGAGGTAGCCCCTGCTCTTGAGGAAAGCTTAACCTTTCAACTCATGAAGAGACATCTTCGCTTAATAAAGGAATGCCTTGATAGACTTCATCCTGCGCTTTCAGCTTATTTTGAGGAGGATATGGAAAAAGTTGAGGAAATTGACTTACACATAAGAGATATTGAGAGAGAGGCAGACAAGATTAAAACCAGTATACGCAGTCATCTTCCCAAGGGATTGATTCTTCCTGTTGAAAAGTTTGAGCTCTTTCTCTATCTTAAGGAACAAGATTCTTTGGCTGATCTTGCAGAAGAGCTTTTAAATCTCTTTATGTATCATCAGATTAAAATTTCAGAGGCTTTAAAAGAAGAATTTTTAAAGCTTCTTGAGCAAAGCCTTGAAGCTGTCTCACCCCTTGAGGAGATCGTAGTAAAAACTCTGGGCTATTTAACAAACTGGAGAGAGGAAGACAGAGAACGAGCAAAGGAACTAATAAGAAAGGTAAGAGAAACTCAATTTATAACCGAGGAAAGAACCCATAAGCTTAAGCTAAGACTTTATAGGGAAATTGACAATCTTAAAGATCTCCTTCATGGAGAAAGGATTCTTGATGTTATTGCTAAAATATCTTCGCGTGCTGAAAATACTGTTGATCTCCTTAGAGCTATGTTAGCAAGATAG